In Micromonospora purpureochromogenes, a single window of DNA contains:
- a CDS encoding cytochrome c oxidase assembly protein, which produces MSELNLYRAHAPGQSPVAESLLTMLAVVTVCLLAAGYGRGVQELWTRRGTGRVIPGWRVGAFGAGLLVLLGAEQGPVHDLAESGLAGHMAQHMLLLLVAGPLLAAGAAGLPLSLAAPLPLRRLLARCRVAPPVRRLRHPSTYALLAGGGQTLVLWFWHLPGPYAAAVDRPAVHATEHLCFLATAWLFWAPVVGSPRQRAPAPVTVLLLAGTMLPASALGAVLTFAPQPVYPQRVLGADPLADQQLAGLLMWAPMDLAVLVVALAVFLRWLLRMDRDRPDGLGGKPVPQGAGPMATTAETERMVR; this is translated from the coding sequence ATGTCAGAGCTGAACCTCTACCGGGCTCACGCACCCGGTCAGAGTCCGGTCGCCGAGAGCCTGCTGACCATGCTGGCGGTCGTCACGGTCTGCCTGCTCGCGGCCGGCTACGGGCGGGGCGTCCAGGAGCTGTGGACCCGACGCGGTACCGGCCGGGTCATCCCAGGCTGGCGGGTCGGCGCCTTCGGTGCCGGACTGCTGGTGCTGCTCGGCGCGGAGCAGGGACCGGTGCACGACCTGGCGGAGTCCGGCCTGGCCGGGCACATGGCCCAGCACATGCTGCTCCTGCTGGTGGCCGGGCCGCTGCTCGCGGCGGGCGCGGCGGGGCTGCCGCTGAGCCTGGCCGCGCCGCTGCCGCTGCGCCGGCTGCTCGCCCGATGCCGGGTGGCGCCGCCGGTGCGCCGGTTACGCCATCCGAGCACGTACGCCCTGCTGGCCGGTGGCGGGCAGACCCTCGTGCTCTGGTTCTGGCACCTGCCCGGGCCGTACGCCGCCGCGGTCGATCGGCCCGCGGTGCACGCCACCGAGCATCTGTGCTTCCTGGCGACGGCCTGGCTGTTCTGGGCGCCGGTGGTCGGCTCGCCACGGCAGCGCGCCCCCGCCCCGGTGACGGTGCTGCTGCTGGCCGGCACCATGCTGCCCGCCTCTGCCCTCGGCGCCGTGCTCACCTTCGCCCCGCAACCGGTCTATCCACAGCGGGTGCTCGGCGCCGACCCGCTGGCCGACCAGCAACTCGCCGGCCTGTTGATGTGGGCGCCGATGGACCTGGCCGTGCTGGTCGTGGCGCTGGCCGTGTTCCTGCGCTGGCTGCTGCGGATGGACCGCGACCGGCCCGACGGCCTGGGCGGAAAGCCAGTACCCCAAGGGGCCGGACCGATGGCGACAACAGCTGAAACGGAAAGGATGGTCCGATGA